In the Verrucomicrobiia bacterium genome, one interval contains:
- a CDS encoding sigma-70 family RNA polymerase sigma factor, with protein sequence MELQACAKTEPLEFAATEDTVEETVGEIVSDEAPLAHNGLAQTVIHRQIDTPDDREAERASRQEAARQRRQHRLRSPRRTGQDSMSWYLSEISVVPLLTKKKEIELAKAIETGRTATELIDQGRRSRKLHQTAQAGQEAKDIFIRSNLRLVVSVAKKYRVPPSMELLDLIQEGNLGLEHAVDKFEWRKGFKFSTYATWWIKQAIGRALDQKANLIRLKGTLPGELRGALAAQTQGYDDTTGEQLEGELGLAYRAATPASLSNGNEDEPGLDNLLPSPLKGPEETLIDNADRATQYQSIEEAAHAMNPTQLSAVKLRYLGPEKLSYRAVGEQLGVSPEGARRNVMKGLKIIRQALKDQIQEPETI encoded by the coding sequence ATGGAACTGCAAGCATGCGCAAAAACCGAACCGCTGGAATTCGCAGCCACAGAGGACACCGTTGAAGAAACGGTAGGTGAAATTGTCAGCGACGAAGCGCCCCTAGCACATAATGGGCTTGCACAAACCGTAATCCACCGCCAAATAGACACACCAGACGACCGCGAGGCCGAGCGGGCCAGTCGCCAAGAAGCCGCTCGCCAAAGGCGGCAACACCGTCTGCGCAGCCCACGCAGGACGGGCCAAGACTCTATGAGCTGGTACCTAAGCGAGATTAGCGTGGTCCCACTGCTGACCAAGAAGAAAGAGATCGAACTAGCAAAAGCCATCGAAACGGGCCGTACAGCAACCGAGCTGATCGACCAAGGACGTCGCTCTCGGAAACTTCACCAGACCGCGCAAGCAGGACAAGAAGCCAAGGATATCTTTATACGATCCAACCTGCGCCTGGTTGTCAGCGTTGCTAAAAAATACCGAGTACCACCGAGTATGGAATTACTAGATTTGATCCAAGAAGGCAATCTGGGGCTGGAGCATGCAGTTGATAAATTTGAGTGGCGCAAAGGATTCAAGTTCTCCACCTATGCTACCTGGTGGATCAAACAAGCAATCGGACGGGCGCTTGACCAAAAAGCCAACCTGATACGCCTGAAGGGCACTCTGCCAGGAGAACTACGCGGGGCGTTGGCAGCTCAGACACAAGGGTATGATGACACTACGGGCGAACAGCTCGAGGGTGAACTGGGCCTGGCCTATCGGGCCGCCACCCCCGCCTCTCTTAGCAATGGCAACGAAGATGAACCCGGGCTGGACAACCTGCTACCTTCGCCGCTCAAGGGACCCGAAGAGACCCTGATTGACAACGCCGACAGAGCAACGCAGTATCAGTCCATCGAAGAGGCCGCTCACGCCATGAATCCTACACAACTAAGCGCAGTTAAACTGCGATATCTTGGGCCCGAAAAGCTCAGCTACCGAGCCGTTGGCGAGCAGTTAGGCGTGTCGCCCGAAGGAGCCAGACGCAATGTCATGAAAGGCCTGAAGATCATTCGTCAGGCACTAAAAGACCAAATCCAGGAGCCTGAGACTATTTAG
- a CDS encoding sigma-70 family RNA polymerase sigma factor → MTLQIYGEAANSGLSPEGEPAGSLAVEESTFVYEAAQSERLRSVRERRHLRLGGSRPGTTDALSQYLYEVGRYELLTKEDEIQFSQQIEAGRDALQQIENGQDAVAHRQAVRQGQDARTQFVQGNLRLVVSIALKYPIPPSMELLDLIQEGNIGLGYAIDKFDWQYGLKFSTYATFAIRHAISRGMDRAANVVRLPSGLPAQLREALRNQTMCQGDQSGDDLQGEMGKAYRAVTPTSLNMPLGEGDDSGELGQIIPSEGPGTEELAAAKVLQHEVRKHLDNASLSPKQKLAMQLRFLDPDDPEPTFQAIGQRMGGVTGEAARMTLDRALASFQRYLRSNNLDDNLLDNRGEL, encoded by the coding sequence ATGACACTGCAAATTTATGGCGAAGCTGCTAATTCCGGACTATCCCCTGAAGGTGAACCAGCAGGCTCACTGGCGGTAGAGGAATCCACGTTTGTCTATGAAGCCGCGCAAAGCGAACGGCTCCGGTCCGTCCGTGAAAGGCGGCACCTCCGTCTAGGCGGCTCCCGACCAGGGACGACAGATGCATTGAGCCAGTACCTATACGAAGTAGGAAGGTACGAACTCCTCACCAAAGAGGACGAGATACAGTTTTCTCAACAAATAGAAGCTGGCCGGGACGCCCTGCAACAAATCGAAAATGGCCAGGATGCCGTCGCCCATCGCCAAGCCGTACGCCAGGGTCAAGATGCTCGTACCCAGTTCGTGCAAGGTAACCTGCGCCTAGTAGTCAGCATTGCCCTGAAGTATCCGATACCGCCCTCCATGGAACTCTTGGACCTCATCCAAGAGGGTAATATTGGGTTAGGGTACGCAATTGATAAGTTCGATTGGCAGTATGGGCTTAAATTTTCTACCTATGCCACGTTTGCGATCCGGCACGCCATTAGTCGTGGCATGGATCGCGCGGCAAACGTCGTACGTTTACCATCCGGCCTGCCAGCGCAGCTCCGAGAAGCCCTCCGGAATCAGACCATGTGCCAGGGAGACCAGTCAGGCGACGACCTGCAGGGCGAAATGGGCAAGGCCTACCGAGCAGTCACTCCAACATCTCTAAATATGCCACTAGGCGAAGGGGACGACTCCGGCGAACTAGGCCAGATTATTCCGTCAGAAGGCCCCGGCACCGAAGAGCTGGCCGCCGCCAAGGTTCTTCAGCATGAAGTCCGCAAGCACCTCGATAACGCCAGCCTCTCCCCCAAGCAAAAGTTAGCCATGCAACTGCGCTTTTTGGACCCGGATGACCCCGAGCCAACCTTTCAGGCTATCGGACAGCGTATGGGAGGCGTCACTGGCGAGGCCGCTAGAATGACCCTCGACCGCGCACTGGCCAGCTTTCAGCGCTATCTACGCAGCAATAATCTAGATGATAACCTACTGGACAACAGAGGTGAGTTGTAG
- the rplK gene encoding 50S ribosomal protein L11, whose translation MAKAIKANLKMKIRGGQASAAPPVGSTLGQYGVNMMDFINPFNEGTKDRQGQDLTVHITIFEDRTMAWRVVGTPTDDLIRKALGVQKGSGRPNTEKLPKKLSDAQLTEIAETKAGDMNTDDIPAVKKMVAGTARSMGVEVEG comes from the coding sequence ATGGCAAAAGCCATCAAAGCAAATCTAAAAATGAAAATTCGCGGCGGACAAGCCAGCGCAGCCCCACCCGTGGGTAGCACACTGGGTCAGTACGGCGTGAACATGATGGATTTCATCAATCCCTTCAACGAAGGTACCAAAGACCGTCAGGGCCAAGACCTGACCGTCCATATTACTATTTTCGAAGACCGCACTATGGCCTGGCGCGTGGTCGGCACCCCAACCGACGATCTGATCCGCAAGGCATTAGGTGTCCAGAAAGGCTCTGGCCGACCCAACACCGAGAAGCTACCCAAGAAGCTGAGCGACGCTCAGCTAACCGAGATCGCCGAGACCAAAGCCGGCGACATGAACACCGACGATATCCCAGCCGTCAAAAAGATGGTAGCCGGCACTGCCCGCAGCATGGGCGTAGAAGTCGAAGGCTAG